A stretch of DNA from bacterium:
GCGAGCAGCCCGATCAGCATCAGCACGATCGCGATCATGACTTCGACCAGGGTGAACCCGCCGTCGTCCCGCAAAGTGGACGGGATCCCGGGCAGTGGATTCCGGAACCGCGCAGGTATACGCATCGCCAAAGGATCGTTATGCCGTGCGCGTCGGGGTTTTAGACGCGGGCGACGCGCGGCCGGAGGGCCGCGACGGCGCCCACGAGGATCCAGAACAGCGGCGCGACGCTGATATAACTGAAGGACAGCTGCAGCTGCGCGAGATAGGCGGCGAATCCGCCGACAAGACCGGCGGCGATCACCTGCGGATCCACCAGCAGCGATCGCCGGTCGTCGCCGCGCCGGAGCCCGTGATCGCCGCGCGGCCGGGCGCGCGCGGTCCGCCAGGCGGTGCGAAGCACGACGAAACACAGCCAAACGTACGCGGCGAGCCCGACAAACCCCGCCGCGATCGCCTGCTGGAGAAGATCGCTGTGCGGCCTGTCCACGATCACGCGCTGCATGGCGGCTTCGGGGAAGACCCGCACGAACTCCGGCGTGCCGTAGGCCGGGTAGATCTGCGCGAGGGTGTCGGGCCCCCACCCGAACCACGGCCGAGCGACGACCAGGGGCGCCGCAGTCCGCCAGATGAAGAGGCGCGAGATCGCGCTCCCGCGGTCGGACACGTGCCCCAGTTCGGGCGGCCCCGTGAAGAGCACGGCCGGCGTGACGGCGGCGCACAGCACCGCCAGCACGATGAGCGGCCGCGCGACCCGAGCGAGCGCGGTCTTTCCGACCGTCGCGGCCCAGGCGACGACGCCCACCGCGAGGGCGCCCCACTCGGCCCTCGCCGCGGTCGCGACAAGGGCGGCGTACAGCCCAATGGTCAGCGCACCATACGCAAGCCGGCGGCGGGGCGGACTGGCCGCGTAGAGCGCCAGGGTCAGCGGCAGCACCAGCACCGCGTACGCGCCGAGGGCGAGCGGGCTCCCCGTCGTCGCCCAGGCCCGTGCCCAGCCGCGGCGCGTGATGTCCACCGGCACCGGTGAGAATCCCAGGTGCTGCAGCAGCGCGAGGGCGCTCATCACGCCGGCGCCGGCGAGCACCAGCGCGAGAATCGTGTGCAGGCGCCGCGGCGGCTGCAGCGCGCGGGCTGACAGCGCGGCGGCGGCGCCGTAGGCCAGCCACGTGAGGAGGCCCTCGTAGCGGTAATCCTCGCCGACGAGGCTCAGCAGCGGATTGACCGAGAGGACCGTCGCAATCGTCAGCGAGGCGAGCCACGCGGCGAACGCGGCTCCGAGCGGCGCTCCGAGATCGCGAAGCCACGTCGCACCCTCGGTGCGCAGCAGCGACGCCGCGCCCACCGCGACCGCGGCGTAGAGCACGCAGACCTTCGGCCAGTAGTACGCGTCGTACCACGCGGGCACGACGACGAAAGGCAACACGACGGCGGCCGAGCCCACCGCGAGCGCGAGCGGCAGCGAGTCCGTGCGCCGTCGGTCCAAAGCGTCGCCGGCCCGGACCGCCGGCCGCGGCCGGTCCGTCCAGGTTTCGACCCGGACGCCGCTCACGCGCTCGTCACCTTAGGGCGATGCCTGAGTGCCTCGGGTGTGATCGATGCCGGCGATGGATCCGCCGGTACCGTCGTAGCCTGCGACCCACGGATCGGCAACCTGGTCGGTCCGGCACGCCACGTGTCCATAGGAAGGGTTGGTCGGTACGGCGTTGCCGGCGGGGCTGGGATTGCCCGACACGCCGTTCGACAGATAGTAGTCGGAGCCATCCGTCACGGTGGGGTCGTCGGGTTCGATGTACATGCTCGACACCACAAACTGCGTGAGTCCGGACGACAACGTCGCCGCGCTCGGCACCGAGTTGTTCATCGTCCCGCCCGCCAATGTCGGACCCGGGTTATCGGTTTCCCACATGGTGATCGCCGTCTCGAGGTTCCGCTGGTTGCTGACGCACGAGGCCTTCCGCGCCCGCTCGCGCGCCAGGCCGAACTGGGGGATCAGGATCGCGGCCAGCACCAGGATCACCAGAATCACTATCATCAACTCGATGAGCGTGAAGCCTCGCTCGTTCCGAAAGCCCTTGGCCTGCGCGCGCCTGATCACGGCGTGTCCCACCCCCCGGGAGCAGCCTCTTCAGGCGCGCCCCTGCCGTCTTAAAGTGCCCAGAAAACGCCGAAATGCGACGACCGGACTCACAGCCGAACGAGTA
This window harbors:
- a CDS encoding O-antigen ligase family protein, translated to MSGVRVETWTDRPRPAVRAGDALDRRRTDSLPLALAVGSAAVVLPFVVVPAWYDAYYWPKVCVLYAAVAVGAASLLRTEGATWLRDLGAPLGAAFAAWLASLTIATVLSVNPLLSLVGEDYRYEGLLTWLAYGAAAALSARALQPPRRLHTILALVLAGAGVMSALALLQHLGFSPVPVDITRRGWARAWATTGSPLALGAYAVLVLPLTLALYAASPPRRRLAYGALTIGLYAALVATAARAEWGALAVGVVAWAATVGKTALARVARPLIVLAVLCAAVTPAVLFTGPPELGHVSDRGSAISRLFIWRTAAPLVVARPWFGWGPDTLAQIYPAYGTPEFVRVFPEAAMQRVIVDRPHSDLLQQAIAAGFVGLAAYVWLCFVVLRTAWRTARARPRGDHGLRRGDDRRSLLVDPQVIAAGLVGGFAAYLAQLQLSFSYISVAPLFWILVGAVAALRPRVARV
- a CDS encoding type II secretion system protein — translated: MGHAVIRRAQAKGFRNERGFTLIELMIVILVILVLAAILIPQFGLARERARKASCVSNQRNLETAITMWETDNPGPTLAGGTMNNSVPSAATLSSGLTQFVVSSMYIEPDDPTVTDGSDYYLSNGVSGNPSPAGNAVPTNPSYGHVACRTDQVADPWVAGYDGTGGSIAGIDHTRGTQASP